The DNA sequence GCCGGGCCGGGACAGCGCGGCGAGATCCTGGTCGAGGGACCCCACGTCATGACCGGCTACTGGGGTCTGCCCGGGCACACCGGGGCCGCCTTCGCCGACGGCCGCTGGCTGCGCACCGGCGACGTCGCACGGACGGACGCCGACGGCTACACGTACATCGTCGACCGGGTCAAGGACATGTTCGTCTCGGGAGGGGAGAACGTCTACCCGGCCGAGGTGGAGGAGGTCCTCCTCACCCACCCCGCCGTCGCCGAGTGCGCCGTCATCGGCGTGCCCGACCCGGTCTGGGGGGAGGTCGGCCGCGCCGTCGTCGTCCTCACGCCGGACGCCCGTGCCGACGAGGACGCGATCCTGGGCCACCTGCGGGGCCGGCTCGCCAAGTACAAGATCCCCAGGTCCCTCGTCGTGACCGGAGCGCTGCCCCGCACGGCCTCCGGAAAGATCATCAAGCCCGCCGTGCGCGACGCCCACGCACCCGGTCCCGCCGCGCGCCCCCACCCGTAGCGGAAGCCGGCGCGCCCAGACCCTCAAGGGCCGTATCCATCAAGGCCCTTGCCATCGAAAGGAACTCCCGTGCCCACCCTCGCCCACGGCCTCGACGAACTCGAAGCCCTCAGCGGAGCCGACCTCGGCCGCACCGACTGGCTCGACATCACCCAGAACCGGGTGAACACCTTCGCCGACGCCACCGACGACCATCAGTGGATCCACACGGACCCGGAGAAGGCCAAGGACGGCCCCTTCGGAGGCCCGATCGCCCACGGCTACCTCACCCTCGCCCTGATCATCCCGCTCTTCGGCGAGCTCCTCACCATCACCGGCACCAAGATGAGCGTCAACTACGGTCTGGACAAGGTCCGTTTCCCCAGCCCCGTGCCGGTCGGCGCGAAGATACGCCTGCACGGCGCCGTCGGCACCGTGGAGGAGGTCAAGGGCAACGGCGTGCAGATGCCCCTGACGTTCACCATAGAGGTCGAGGGCAACGACAAGCCGGCCTGCGTCGCCCAGGCCGTCTACCGCCACTACGCCTGACGGCGCCGTGCCGTAGGACGAGGGAGCGGCGGCGACCCCGTGGGTCGCCGCCGCTCCCTTTCTCCGTTTCGGCCCGCCGATTCCCGGTTTCAGCCCGCCGAGCGGGTCACGGGCGGCAGGAGGCGTCGAGCTGCTGCTCCAGAGCGGCCAGCGTCCGGTAGCAGGACATCACCTGGGCGATGGAGGAGTTGGGCTCCCGGCCCTCGCGGATGGCGGCGACGAACTCGCGGTCCTGGAGCTCGATGCCGTCCATCGACACGTCGACGCCGCTGACGTCGATCGGCTCGTCCTTGCCGGTCACGAGGTCGTCGTAGCGGGCGAGGTAGGTGCCGGTGTCGCCGATGTAGCGGAAGGAAGTGCCGATCGGCCCGTCGTTGTTGAACGACAGCGACAGGGTGCAGAGGGCGCCGTTCTCCGCACGCAGCTGGATGGACATGTCCATCGCGATGCCGAGCTCGGGGTGGATCGGGCCCTGCACGGCATTGGCCTGCACGATCGGCGAACCGGTCTGGTGGGCGAAGAGGTCGACGGTGTGCGCGGCGTGGTGCCACAGCAGGTGGTCGGTCCAGGACCGCGGCTGCCCCAGGGCGTTGAGGTTGGTGCGGCGGAAGAAGTACGTCTGCACGTCCATCTGCTGGAGCGAGAACGCGCCGGCCCGGATCCGCCCCCGCACCCACTGGTGGCTGGGGTTGAAGCGCCGGGTGTGCCCGACCATCCCGACCAGCCCGCTGCTCAGCTGGGCCTTCAGACAGGCCTCGGCATCACCCAGGGAGGCTGCCAGCGGGATCTCGACCTGGACGTGCTTGCCCGCTTCCAGACAGGCCAGCGTCTGCTCGGCGTGCAGCGGAGTGGGCGTGGCGAGGACGACGGCGTCGATGTCGTCCATGGCCAGCACCTCGTCGAGGGTGGCGACGCCGCGGCCGACGCCCTGCTCCTCGGCGAACTTCCGCGCACTGCCGAGGGAGCCGCTCACCACGGCGGCCACCTCGACGCCCTCGATCCGCCGGAGCGCGGCGGCGTGCTTGGCCCCGAAGGCGCCGCCTCCGGCGAGGGCGACCCTCAGGATTCGGTCGTCAGTCATGTCACTCCTTCACGGCGGGCGTCTCGGCCCCCGGGTGGTTTTCCAGGATCAGGTGGCCGACGGCGGTGTTGGACGCCGGCACGTGGTAGAAGCGGTGCTTGACCTCGGCACGGCCGGAGCCGTCCACGTCGCTCATGGCGCCCCGGGCTATGAGCCACATGACCAGTTCGATGCCCTCCGAACCGGCCTCCTCGACGTATTCGAGGTGCTGGACCTGCGCCAGGCCGGCCGGGTCGGTGATCAGACGGTCCAGGAAGGCGTTGTCCCACGCGCGGTTGATGAGGCCGGCGCGGGGGCCCTGGAGCTGGTGGCTCATGCCTCCGGTGCCCCACACCTGGACCTTCAGCGGCCGGTCGTACGACTCGATCGCCCGGCGCAGCGCCCGGCCCAGCTCGAAGCAGCGGGCCCCGGAGGGGACGGGGTACTGCACCACGTTGACGTGGAAGGGGATCACCTTGCACGGCCACTTCTCGACGTCGCCGAACATCAGTGACAGCGGGACGGTGAGTCCGTGGTCGACGGGCATCTCGTTGGCGAGCGTGAGGTCGAAGTCGTTTGTGATGAGCGTGTGCGCGATGTGCGCGGCCAGGTCGGGTTCGCCCTCGACGCCGGGGACGGGGCGCGGCCCGTATCCCTCGTCGGCGGTCGGGAAGGAGGCGCCCGTCCCGAGCACGAAGGTCGGGATCAGGGACAGGTCGAAGGCGGAGGCGTGGTCGTTGTAGACCAGGAAGATCACGTCGGGGAGGTTCTCCCGCTCCCACCGACGGGAGAACTCGTATCCCTCGAAGACCGGTCGCCAGTACGGCTCGCCGGTCTTGCCGTGGTCCATCGCCGCGCCGATCGCCGGTACGTGGGAGGTGAAGACCGCGCCGGTGACCACCGCGTGCTCGTCCGGCGGCGCCGGGTCGGCGTGCGCCGCCTCCAGGACGGCGCGGTCGATGCGGTTGCCCTCCACGGAGCGGCCGCCGCCGGCCATCATGGCGCGGTACTCCTCCTCGGTCATGCCCGTCATCGAACCGGCCATCTGCTGGAACGAGAACCCCAGGGTCGCGCCCCACTTGGCGAGGAAGTAGATGTTGCCGCCCGCGCGCACGGCGGCGTTGAGGTCCCGGTCGAGCAGGGCCTGCTTCTGGTCCTCGCGCAGCGGCCAGGAGTCCAGGTAGGCGCGTTCGCCGGCGAGGTACAGGGCGCGGTTCTCCGCCGTCATGAGCGACATGCAGAACTGGTTGAGGTGGTAGCCCTTGGCGGACTGCTCGGCATCGAAGACCGTGGTCCCCGGCACCATTTTGTACGTCTTGTCCAGCGACATGGTGACCTCCGGTGGTGGGTGGATCAGTCGGCGTCCGGCCAGTACAGGCGCATGGGGTTGTCGACGAGGAGTCCCCTCCGCAGGGCCGGAGTGGGCGCGATGTGCGGGATGAAGTCGACGAGCAGGCCGTCGTCCGGCATGTGGCCGGTGAGGTTCGGGTGCGGCCAGTCGGTGCCCCACAGCACCCGGTCGGGGAACTCCTCGACCACGCGCCGGGCGAAGGGGACCACGTCCCGGTACGCGTGCCGCTCCCCGTCGAGGGCGGGCGGGCCGCCCACGGTGAGCCGCTCTGGGCAGGTCACCTTGCACCAGACGTCGGGCCGGGCCCGCAGGAAGCTGAGGAAGGCCTCGAACTCCGGGCCGTGCGGATCCTTCGTGACATCGGGGCGGCCCATGTGGTCGACGACCAGCGGTGCCGGGATCGACAGGAGGAACTCGCGCAGGCCGGCGAGGTCGGCCGCCTCGAAGTAGACGACGACGTGCCAGCCGTACGGGGCGATCCGCCGGGCGACGTCCATCAGGTCCTGACGGGGCGCCGCGTCGACGAGCCGCTTGACGAAGTTGAACCGCACGCCGCGGACGCCCGCCTCGTGCAGCCTCTGCAACTCGGCGTCCGCGATCCCCGGCCGTACGGTCGCGACGCCCCGGGCCAGGCCCCCCGACGCCTCGAGGGCGTCCAGCATGGCGCTGTTGTCGGCGCCGTGGCAGGTCGCCTGCACCACCACGTTGCGGGCGAAGCCCAACCGGTCGTGCAGTGCGCGCAGTTGGTCTTTGGACGCGTCGCACGGGGTGTACTTCCGCTCGGGGGAGTACGGGAACCGCGCCCCCGGGCCGAAGACGTGGCAGTGCGCGTCGACGGCGCCGTCGGGCACTCGGAACGCCGGCCGGCTCGGGTCGGCGTACCAGTCCAGCCAGCCGGGGGTCTTCTCGAAGGTCGTCATCTCGGTGCCATCGGTGCCATCGGTGATCTCGGTCATCGCAGTCCTGTCAGTCCCGGTACCGCAGACCGAGCTCGGCCAGCGGGCCGCGCATCGCGTACATGTCCAGGCCGAGCTCGCCCGCACGGAACCGGGCGCGCTTGTCCTCCTCGTTGGCCTCGCGCCGGGCCGACGCCCCGGCGACCTCGGCCGCCCGCTCGCGCGGCACGACCACGACACCGTCACGATCCGCCACGACGACGTCCCCGGGCCTGACCAGGGCGTTGGCGCAGACCACCGGCACGTTGACCGAGCCGAGCGTGGCCTTCACGGCGCCCTTGGCGTTGATCGCCCGGGAGAAGACCGGGAAGTCCATCTCCTCCAGGTCGGCCACGTCGCGCACGCCGCCGTCGATGACCAGGCCCGCGCAACCCCGGGAGCGGAACGAGGTGGCGAGCAGATCGCCGAAGAAGCCGTCCTCGCTCTCGGTCGTGCAGGCCGCGACGACGACGTCGCCTTCCCGTATCTGCTCGGCGGCGACGTGGAGCATCCAGTTGTCGCCGGGCTGCAGCAGCACGGTCACCGCGGGACCGCACAGCCGGGCGGCGGGGTAGACGGGGCGCAGGTAGGGGCGCATCAGTCCCACGCGGCCCATGGCCTCGTGGATCGTCGCGACACCGAACGCCGACAGTGCGGCGACGGCCTCGGGATCGGCGCGGGTGATCGATGTGTGGACGACACCGATCTCGGTGTGTTCCATGCGTTCGTCTCCTGGGAGTTCAGTGGCCGGCCGCGACGA is a window from the Streptomyces sp. NBC_01244 genome containing:
- a CDS encoding MaoC family dehydratase; this translates as MPTLAHGLDELEALSGADLGRTDWLDITQNRVNTFADATDDHQWIHTDPEKAKDGPFGGPIAHGYLTLALIIPLFGELLTITGTKMSVNYGLDKVRFPSPVPVGAKIRLHGAVGTVEEVKGNGVQMPLTFTIEVEGNDKPACVAQAVYRHYA
- a CDS encoding Gfo/Idh/MocA family oxidoreductase, yielding MTDDRILRVALAGGGAFGAKHAAALRRIEGVEVAAVVSGSLGSARKFAEEQGVGRGVATLDEVLAMDDIDAVVLATPTPLHAEQTLACLEAGKHVQVEIPLAASLGDAEACLKAQLSSGLVGMVGHTRRFNPSHQWVRGRIRAGAFSLQQMDVQTYFFRRTNLNALGQPRSWTDHLLWHHAAHTVDLFAHQTGSPIVQANAVQGPIHPELGIAMDMSIQLRAENGALCTLSLSFNNDGPIGTSFRYIGDTGTYLARYDDLVTGKDEPIDVSGVDVSMDGIELQDREFVAAIREGREPNSSIAQVMSCYRTLAALEQQLDASCRP
- the ligA gene encoding protocatechuate 4,5-dioxygenase subunit alpha, whose product is MSLDKTYKMVPGTTVFDAEQSAKGYHLNQFCMSLMTAENRALYLAGERAYLDSWPLREDQKQALLDRDLNAAVRAGGNIYFLAKWGATLGFSFQQMAGSMTGMTEEEYRAMMAGGGRSVEGNRIDRAVLEAAHADPAPPDEHAVVTGAVFTSHVPAIGAAMDHGKTGEPYWRPVFEGYEFSRRWERENLPDVIFLVYNDHASAFDLSLIPTFVLGTGASFPTADEGYGPRPVPGVEGEPDLAAHIAHTLITNDFDLTLANEMPVDHGLTVPLSLMFGDVEKWPCKVIPFHVNVVQYPVPSGARCFELGRALRRAIESYDRPLKVQVWGTGGMSHQLQGPRAGLINRAWDNAFLDRLITDPAGLAQVQHLEYVEEAGSEGIELVMWLIARGAMSDVDGSGRAEVKHRFYHVPASNTAVGHLILENHPGAETPAVKE
- a CDS encoding amidohydrolase family protein, with product MTTFEKTPGWLDWYADPSRPAFRVPDGAVDAHCHVFGPGARFPYSPERKYTPCDASKDQLRALHDRLGFARNVVVQATCHGADNSAMLDALEASGGLARGVATVRPGIADAELQRLHEAGVRGVRFNFVKRLVDAAPRQDLMDVARRIAPYGWHVVVYFEAADLAGLREFLLSIPAPLVVDHMGRPDVTKDPHGPEFEAFLSFLRARPDVWCKVTCPERLTVGGPPALDGERHAYRDVVPFARRVVEEFPDRVLWGTDWPHPNLTGHMPDDGLLVDFIPHIAPTPALRRGLLVDNPMRLYWPDAD
- the ligK gene encoding 4-carboxy-4-hydroxy-2-oxoadipate aldolase/oxaloacetate decarboxylase, with the protein product MEHTEIGVVHTSITRADPEAVAALSAFGVATIHEAMGRVGLMRPYLRPVYPAARLCGPAVTVLLQPGDNWMLHVAAEQIREGDVVVAACTTESEDGFFGDLLATSFRSRGCAGLVIDGGVRDVADLEEMDFPVFSRAINAKGAVKATLGSVNVPVVCANALVRPGDVVVADRDGVVVVPRERAAEVAGASARREANEEDKRARFRAGELGLDMYAMRGPLAELGLRYRD